CCTTGTCCGCCACCGCCTTCTCGTCGCGCTCGATGAACTCGGGCAGCACCTCGGAGCCCATCAGCTCGATGGATTCCATGGTTCCCTCGTGACTGCGCGGGTTGAGCAGCAGAATGATCTCGTCCACGCCGCTGTCCTCGTAGCCGCGCAGGAACTCGCGCACCGTGGCCGGCGACCCGATCGCGCCGCGGCCGGGCCCATAGGCCAGCGTCGGGTCCTTCTCGACCTCGTCCAGGTACCGGGTCCAGACTCCGGTTCGGCCAGGCGTGTGCACCCCGGTCATGTAGTAGTGCATGATCCCGAACGAGAAGAATCCACCGCCCCGCCCGAGGCGTTCGAGCGCTTGTTCGTCGGTCCGGGCCACCATCATCGACAGATCACCGCCGATAGCCAGGATGTTCGGGTTGACCTGCGGTGTGACCGGCACACCGTTCTCCTCGAAAGCCTTGTAATAGCCGTTGACCCGCTCAGTGAGCGGACCGGGACCGGTATAGGCGAAACTCAGCGCGCCGATGCAGTTTTGGGCGGCCATCGCCACGGTGGACGGCCGGGTACATGCGACCCATACCGGTGGATGCGGCTTCTGCATGGGCTTGGGAATGACGTTGCGGGCCGGCATCTCGACGTGCTCGCCTGTGAAGCCGGTGAACGGCTCCTCGAT
The nucleotide sequence above comes from Mycobacterium decipiens. Encoded proteins:
- a CDS encoding LLM class flavin-dependent oxidoreductase: MKISLFYEFALPRPWQPDDERVMLRDCLDEVEAADAAGFSTVWLTEHHFLEEYCHSTAPEIFLAAASQRTQNIRLGFGIMHLPPAVNHPARVAERIATLDLISNGRVEFGTGESSSVGELGGFGIDPADKRAQWEEALQVAIRCMIEEPFTGFTGEHVEMPARNVIPKPMQKPHPPVWVACTRPSTVAMAAQNCIGALSFAYTGPGPLTERVNGYYKAFEENGVPVTPQVNPNILAIGGDLSMMVARTDEQALERLGRGGGFFSFGIMHYYMTGVHTPGRTGVWTRYLDEVEKDPTLAYGPGRGAIGSPATVREFLRGYEDSGVDEIILLLNPRSHEGTMESIELMGSEVLPEFIERDEKAVADKAARLAPVIEKIEARRPESSAPRFDENYSFGGLPTGRGGTFTASEIPEAMAEINEGRVQAAQRAKEQRQ